A single genomic interval of bacterium harbors:
- a CDS encoding type II toxin-antitoxin system VapC family toxin, which translates to MKIGLDTGVLINIAKKDNKALQLAKDWREKRDILVLSSISIAEILRYFHKQELGLVKAGHSEAVPDKVVNNRKMGMYKYIDKLIEAFEIVDVNITIAKKAASLSHGTGIHLLDSLILTTMLEKECDAFYTYDSDFSAYKGKKIKIKTL; encoded by the coding sequence ATGAAAATTGGGTTAGATACAGGAGTTCTGATAAATATTGCAAAAAAAGACAATAAAGCATTGCAACTAGCGAAAGACTGGAGAGAAAAAAGAGACATTCTTGTTTTAAGTTCAATATCTATCGCCGAAATATTAAGGTATTTTCATAAACAAGAACTGGGATTGGTTAAGGCAGGACATAGTGAAGCAGTACCCGATAAAGTAGTTAATAATAGAAAAATGGGAATGTATAAGTATATAGACAAATTGATCGAGGCATTTGAAATTGTTGATGTAAATATAACCATTGCAAAAAAAGCAGCTTCTTTATCTCATGGAACTGGAATACATCTGCTAGATTCGCTGATATTGACCACAATGCTAGAGAAAGAATGCGATGCTTTCTATACATATGATAGTGATTTTTCTGCTTATAAAGGAAAGAAAATAAAGATTAAAACTTTATAA